A region of bacterium DNA encodes the following proteins:
- a CDS encoding Glu/Leu/Phe/Val dehydrogenase dimerization domain-containing protein, with protein MESILGYMERYDYENVFLCQDRTVGLRAVIAIHDTTLGPATGGTRMWTYASEMHAIEDALRLARGMTYKYAAAGINLGGGKCVVIGDPRAERSEMLFRALGRFINRLGGLYITGEDVGTTLREMEYMRMETPYVVTLPASWGGAGPIGPATAFGVVQGMKACANAVFGSDSLEGRSVTVQGIGAVGSEVIPLLAQAGAHVTIADIDADRVSALAARYHVEVATPEAIAGLQADVFCPCALGGILNAKTIPQLRVRIVCGSANNQLGDEEDGRRLEDRGIMYAPDYIVNAGGTIFDTDRLNPGGFNRERAMGNVARIYETMSALIGIARKERIPTAQAADVFAERRIEAVRKAKLLAHEGERRM; from the coding sequence ACGACACCACGCTCGGCCCGGCGACCGGCGGGACGCGTATGTGGACATACGCGTCTGAGATGCACGCGATCGAGGACGCCCTCAGGCTCGCGCGCGGCATGACCTACAAGTACGCCGCGGCAGGCATCAACCTCGGCGGGGGCAAGTGCGTGGTCATTGGGGACCCCCGGGCGGAGCGGAGCGAGATGCTATTCCGCGCTCTGGGGCGGTTCATCAACCGCCTCGGCGGGCTCTACATCACCGGCGAGGACGTGGGGACGACGCTGCGCGAGATGGAGTACATGCGCATGGAGACGCCGTACGTCGTCACACTGCCGGCCTCGTGGGGCGGCGCCGGGCCGATCGGACCGGCCACGGCGTTCGGTGTCGTGCAGGGCATGAAGGCGTGCGCGAACGCCGTCTTCGGCAGCGACTCGCTCGAGGGCCGGTCCGTCACAGTGCAGGGGATCGGCGCGGTCGGCTCGGAGGTGATTCCGCTGCTAGCGCAGGCCGGTGCGCACGTCACCATCGCCGACATCGACGCGGACAGGGTGAGCGCGCTCGCTGCCCGGTACCATGTCGAGGTGGCAACTCCCGAGGCCATCGCCGGGCTCCAGGCCGACGTCTTCTGCCCGTGCGCGCTCGGGGGCATCCTGAACGCCAAGACGATCCCGCAGCTCCGCGTGCGGATCGTCTGCGGCTCGGCGAACAATCAGCTCGGGGACGAGGAGGACGGGCGCCGCCTCGAGGACCGGGGGATCATGTACGCGCCCGACTATATCGTCAACGCGGGAGGCACGATCTTCGACACCGACCGCCTGAACCCGGGCGGGTTCAACCGTGAGCGCGCGATGGGCAACGTCGCGCGCATCTACGAGACGATGTCCGCGCTGATCGGCATCGCGCGCAAGGAGCGAATCCCGACGGCGCAGGCCGCGGACGTGTTCGCGGAGCGGCGGATCGAGGCCGTACGCAAGGCCAAGCTGCTTGCCCACGAGGGTGAGCGGCGCATGTAG
- a CDS encoding xanthine dehydrogenase family protein molybdopterin-binding subunit, translating to MADGAAVTREALRVVGQRLPRHDARDKVRARTLYAADWQMPGMLHGAVLRSPYPSARIVRLDTAAAAALPGVAAVLTARDVPRNSLWTDVPGQTTTVGPLRARIQVLADERVRYQGEPVALVAAETREIAARALELFRVEYEEQPAVFDPEAALRADAPRVHDEGNLLARWQVQRGDVSAAFARADLVVEHTYRCGLVDHAYLEPEAGVAWVDADGVVVIRASTQVIEHFRDVADVLGLPHNKVRVIGPYVGGGFGGKEDVTVEVFLGLLASRTGRPVRMVWSRQESLLARPKRHPFVLHYRTGAMRDGTLVAQQVELLADSGAYAYLSALVLMYATVTAAGPYRTPAVAVDARVAYTNNPPTSAMRGFGAMQMVLGYESQIDQVARRLGLSPLEVRTANALRRGDRLPVGQELDNHVGVAEAARRAWTALGPARSPSTPHHRVGRGLACNLQPYGRIVWLHDWASAWVGVETDGSVVVRTGVPDVGGGQASSLCQIAAEVLGVDADRVSVHIADSALTPLAGTTTATRQLYMSGNAVLTAATELRTQIVRVAAQMLETPVDRVALRENGAVAASGRRVTLADVMKECARLGVPRSYLGSYHAPAGDPVDLERGGGRVFPDYTFGAHAVEVEVDAETGAVTVLRHVACHDVGTAINPQSVEGQIEGGAVMGLGYGVMEEIVVERGVNLSTSFAAYLIPTSLDVPDIEPLLVESGDGKGPFGARGIGEPPIGPPAAAVANAIEDAIGVRIAELPITPERVARALGLFGED from the coding sequence GTGGCTGACGGCGCCGCCGTCACGCGGGAGGCGCTGCGCGTCGTCGGTCAACGGCTTCCCCGTCACGACGCGCGCGACAAAGTCCGCGCCCGCACGCTCTACGCCGCGGACTGGCAGATGCCGGGCATGTTGCACGGCGCGGTCCTGCGCTCGCCGTATCCGTCCGCGCGCATCGTGCGGCTCGACACGGCGGCCGCTGCCGCGCTGCCGGGTGTCGCGGCCGTGCTCACGGCCCGCGACGTCCCGCGCAATTCCCTGTGGACGGACGTCCCCGGTCAGACGACCACGGTCGGCCCGCTGCGCGCGCGCATCCAGGTGCTGGCCGACGAGCGGGTCCGCTACCAGGGGGAACCGGTGGCGCTCGTGGCGGCCGAGACGCGTGAGATCGCCGCGAGGGCGCTCGAGCTGTTCCGGGTCGAGTACGAGGAGCAGCCTGCGGTGTTCGACCCGGAGGCCGCGCTTCGCGCGGACGCCCCGCGCGTGCACGACGAGGGCAACCTGCTGGCCCGGTGGCAGGTGCAGCGGGGGGACGTGTCCGCGGCCTTCGCCCGGGCGGATCTCGTGGTCGAACACACCTATCGATGCGGCCTCGTCGACCACGCCTACCTCGAGCCCGAGGCCGGCGTCGCGTGGGTGGACGCGGACGGGGTGGTCGTGATCCGCGCGTCCACGCAGGTGATCGAGCACTTCCGCGACGTGGCCGACGTGCTCGGGCTGCCGCACAACAAGGTGCGTGTGATCGGCCCGTACGTCGGCGGCGGTTTCGGCGGCAAAGAAGACGTTACCGTGGAGGTGTTCCTCGGGCTCCTGGCCTCGCGCACCGGCCGCCCGGTGCGGATGGTGTGGTCGCGCCAGGAGTCGCTTCTCGCCCGCCCGAAGCGCCATCCGTTCGTGTTGCACTACCGTACCGGCGCGATGCGGGACGGCACGCTCGTCGCGCAGCAGGTCGAGCTGCTGGCGGACTCGGGCGCCTACGCCTATCTCAGCGCGCTCGTGCTGATGTACGCGACCGTGACGGCCGCTGGCCCGTACCGGACTCCCGCGGTCGCGGTTGACGCGCGCGTCGCCTACACGAACAACCCGCCGACGAGCGCGATGCGCGGCTTCGGCGCGATGCAGATGGTGTTGGGGTATGAGTCGCAGATCGATCAGGTCGCCCGGCGCCTGGGTCTGTCTCCCCTGGAGGTGCGCACCGCGAACGCACTGCGCCGCGGGGACCGGCTGCCGGTCGGCCAGGAGCTCGACAATCACGTCGGCGTGGCCGAGGCCGCGCGGCGCGCGTGGACGGCGCTCGGGCCCGCCCGCTCGCCTTCGACGCCGCATCACCGGGTCGGCCGGGGACTCGCGTGCAACCTCCAGCCCTACGGCCGCATCGTCTGGCTGCACGACTGGGCGAGCGCCTGGGTCGGGGTCGAGACCGACGGCAGCGTGGTGGTCCGCACCGGGGTTCCGGACGTGGGAGGGGGGCAGGCGTCCTCCCTGTGCCAGATCGCGGCGGAGGTCCTCGGCGTGGACGCGGACCGGGTGTCCGTACACATCGCCGACAGCGCGCTCACGCCGCTCGCCGGCACCACGACCGCGACCCGCCAGCTGTACATGTCCGGCAACGCGGTTCTCACCGCGGCCACAGAGCTGCGCACGCAGATCGTGCGGGTCGCCGCCCAGATGCTCGAGACGCCCGTCGACCGGGTGGCGCTGCGGGAGAACGGCGCCGTCGCTGCGTCCGGCCGGCGCGTCACGCTTGCCGACGTCATGAAGGAATGCGCCCGCCTCGGCGTGCCCCGGAGCTACCTCGGCAGCTACCACGCTCCAGCCGGCGATCCCGTAGACCTTGAACGCGGCGGAGGGCGCGTGTTTCCCGACTACACGTTTGGGGCGCACGCCGTGGAGGTGGAGGTGGACGCCGAGACGGGCGCCGTGACCGTGCTGCGGCACGTCGCCTGCCACGACGTCGGCACGGCGATCAACCCGCAGAGCGTGGAGGGACAGATCGAGGGCGGCGCGGTGATGGGACTGGGGTACGGGGTCATGGAGGAGATCGTCGTCGAGCGCGGCGTCAACCTGTCGACCAGCTTCGCCGCGTACCTGATTCCGACCTCGCTCGACGTGCCCGACATCGAGCCGCTGCTCGTCGAGTCGGGGGACGGCAAGGGCCCGTTCGGCGCGCGAGGCATCGGAGAACCGCCGATCGGCCCGCCGGCCGCGGCCGTCGCGAACGCGATCGAAGATGCGATCGGCGTCCGGATCGCGGAGCTGCCGATCACACCGGAGCGCGTGGCGCGCGCGCTGGGACTGTTCGGCGAAGACTAG
- a CDS encoding (2Fe-2S)-binding protein — protein sequence MTELRIAFTLNGKRREHRVAAHRTLLDVLRDDLGAVEVKEGCGEGVCGTCTVLLDGEPVSSCLVLAGRVDGREIVTLRGLSDGEALHPLQAAFVEHGAAQCGFCTPGMILTAYAFLRDNPQAGRAEIRRAIAGNLCRCTGYTKIVDAIAACAKRAAPRG from the coding sequence GTGACCGAGCTCCGGATCGCGTTCACGCTGAACGGCAAGCGCCGGGAACACCGCGTCGCCGCGCACCGCACGCTGCTCGACGTGCTGCGGGACGACCTCGGGGCGGTCGAGGTCAAGGAGGGGTGCGGGGAGGGCGTCTGCGGGACGTGCACGGTGCTCCTCGACGGGGAGCCGGTGAGCAGCTGCCTCGTGCTCGCCGGCCGCGTCGACGGCCGGGAAATCGTGACCCTGCGCGGGCTGTCCGACGGCGAAGCGCTCCACCCGCTCCAGGCGGCGTTCGTCGAACACGGCGCCGCGCAGTGCGGGTTCTGCACGCCCGGCATGATCCTCACCGCGTACGCCTTTTTAAGAGACAATCCGCAGGCCGGCCGCGCCGAGATCCGCCGCGCGATCGCCGGCAACCTCTGCCGGTGCACCGGGTACACCAAGATCGTTGATGCGATCGCCGCGTGCGCCAAGCGGGCGGCCCCGCGTGGCTGA
- a CDS encoding xanthine dehydrogenase family protein subunit M, translating to MPAVPFEYAAPATLTEALELLSTRGEDAKPLAGGQSLVPMLTLRLARPAIVVDLDRLRELRTVRRDNGMLEIGALVRHGAIERGEGALGACPLLQEAAPLIGNVRVRALGTIGGSVAHADPAAEFPAVVRALDGTVVAQSARGRREIAAADFFVGILTTALQPGELVVGILLPVPGARTGSAIEEFSRRVGDFAIAAAAAVVELDAAGRVARARVAMAGVGPVPQRLTRVEEALTGETPTGDTIRKALAARPLEIEPDGDVHASAAYRRHLAGVLAARALDRAAARAAGSVGP from the coding sequence ATGCCGGCCGTACCGTTTGAGTACGCCGCACCCGCCACGCTCACCGAGGCGTTGGAGCTCCTCTCGACCCGCGGCGAGGACGCGAAGCCGCTCGCCGGCGGGCAGAGTCTCGTGCCGATGCTCACGCTGCGCCTCGCGCGGCCGGCGATCGTCGTGGACCTCGACCGCCTCCGCGAGTTGCGCACGGTCCGGCGCGACAACGGCATGCTCGAGATCGGCGCGCTCGTGCGCCACGGCGCGATCGAGCGCGGCGAGGGGGCGCTCGGCGCCTGCCCACTTCTGCAGGAGGCCGCCCCGCTGATCGGCAACGTGCGCGTGCGCGCGCTGGGCACGATCGGCGGCAGCGTCGCGCACGCCGACCCCGCTGCGGAGTTCCCGGCGGTCGTCCGCGCGCTCGACGGCACCGTCGTCGCGCAAAGCGCGCGCGGACGGCGGGAGATCGCGGCGGCCGATTTCTTCGTGGGGATCCTCACCACCGCGCTCCAGCCCGGCGAGCTGGTCGTCGGGATCCTCCTGCCGGTCCCCGGCGCCCGGACCGGGTCCGCGATCGAGGAGTTCAGCCGTCGCGTCGGCGACTTCGCGATCGCCGCCGCGGCGGCGGTCGTGGAGCTCGACGCGGCCGGGCGGGTCGCGCGCGCCCGCGTCGCGATGGCCGGGGTTGGACCGGTCCCACAGCGGTTGACCCGCGTGGAGGAAGCGCTCACCGGCGAAACGCCCACGGGGGATACGATCCGGAAGGCGCTGGCTGCGCGGCCGCTCGAGATCGAACCGGACGGCGACGTGCACGCGTCGGCCGCGTACCGCCGCCACCTCGCCGGCGTGCTCGCCGCGCGGGCGCTGGACCGGGCGGCGGCCCGCGCCGCGGGGAGCGTCGGCCCGTGA
- a CDS encoding SDR family NAD(P)-dependent oxidoreductase, with protein MKLRDRVAIVTGAAKGMGGAICGSLAREGAHVVAAAREAGALEALVTDLRTRDQRGRYLVVPTDVTAEDQVAALALRTQEEFGRIDILVNAAGVTGPIETPLHKIDPAAWDHVLGVNLRGVFLCCRAVVPAMIAQRSGKIINIAGTSGLRGYRYRAAYSSSKWAVRGLTRTLALEVGPFNVNVNAICPGVVEGGRMTGIIAEKARVRGATKDDVFEEYVDETALRRFSTDDDVARAVVFLASDDSRQITGHDLIVDGGWDV; from the coding sequence GTGAAACTGCGCGACCGGGTTGCGATCGTCACCGGCGCGGCGAAGGGCATGGGAGGCGCGATCTGCGGGTCGCTGGCGCGCGAGGGCGCACACGTCGTGGCCGCGGCGCGGGAGGCGGGGGCGCTCGAGGCGCTCGTGACGGACCTCCGCACCAGGGACCAGCGCGGCCGGTATCTCGTGGTGCCCACGGACGTGACCGCGGAGGACCAGGTGGCGGCGCTCGCGCTCCGGACGCAGGAGGAGTTCGGGCGCATCGACATCCTCGTCAACGCTGCGGGGGTGACGGGGCCGATCGAGACGCCGCTCCACAAGATCGATCCCGCGGCGTGGGACCACGTGCTGGGCGTAAACCTGAGAGGCGTGTTCCTGTGCTGCCGCGCGGTCGTGCCGGCGATGATCGCGCAGCGCTCCGGCAAGATCATCAACATCGCCGGGACGTCCGGCCTGCGCGGGTACCGGTACCGCGCCGCCTACTCGTCGTCGAAGTGGGCGGTGCGGGGGCTGACCCGCACGCTCGCGCTCGAGGTGGGTCCGTTCAACGTCAACGTCAACGCGATCTGTCCGGGCGTGGTGGAGGGCGGACGCATGACCGGAATCATCGCCGAGAAAGCCCGCGTGCGCGGCGCCACGAAGGACGACGTGTTCGAAGAGTACGTGGACGAGACCGCCCTCCGCCGCTTCTCCACCGATGACGACGTGGCCCGCGCTGTGGTGTTTCTCGCGTCCGACGACAGCCGGCAGATCACGGGGCACGATCTGATCGTCGACGGCGGTTGGGACGTCTGA
- a CDS encoding hydantoinase B/oxoprolinase family protein, producing MDPVTVEVVRHAILSIAEEMRVVLMRSARSPVLKEAGDLSCALTDAQGRLIAQGQDIPIHLGVMAFTVEEFLRRVPASALREGDVYFTNHPEVGGNHLPDVKAITPVFFGRQPAAFAISLAHWPDVGGARRGSYVTAARDRYAEGLCIPPVPLFLGGEPNEPMLDMVLSNVRGREERRGDILAQYAANAVAAARLREVFERFGAEVVAACMERFLDESETMMRAEIAKLPTGTYAGEDWLDDDGESGPLRIAVRVSVDGDTFRADFEGTAPEARGPLNATRFVTASAVFYAARALLGPDIPANAGCYRPIDVRIPKGSLLDPGPEAPRVGGNHETSQRVVDALLRALAPVLPDRIVAGGPGTSGLVIFGGRHESGRPYLLYEVHGGGEGGSAGRDGTNAVRVHMSNVMNTPVEVIESEYPLRVERCELIPDSAGGGRHRGGLGLRRAYRLLGPHAELATMIERVRVAPWGIFGGGDGAPFRVLLEREGRYSPLRGKDNRDLQRGDLVVVESCGGGGFGPPAERPTELVQADLWNGYMSNPQRGDAP from the coding sequence ATGGACCCCGTTACCGTGGAAGTCGTGCGCCACGCGATCCTCTCGATCGCGGAGGAGATGCGCGTCGTCCTGATGCGGTCCGCGCGTTCGCCGGTGCTGAAGGAAGCCGGGGATCTGTCCTGCGCACTGACCGACGCGCAGGGACGGCTGATCGCGCAGGGCCAGGACATTCCGATCCACCTGGGCGTGATGGCCTTCACGGTGGAGGAGTTTCTGCGGCGGGTCCCGGCGTCGGCGCTGCGCGAGGGCGATGTCTACTTCACGAATCACCCGGAGGTCGGCGGCAACCACCTTCCCGACGTCAAGGCGATCACGCCGGTGTTCTTCGGCCGCCAGCCGGCAGCGTTTGCGATCAGCCTCGCCCACTGGCCCGACGTGGGCGGCGCCCGCCGGGGCAGCTACGTCACCGCGGCGCGGGACCGCTACGCCGAGGGTCTGTGCATTCCGCCGGTCCCGCTGTTTCTGGGGGGCGAGCCGAACGAGCCCATGCTTGACATGGTCCTGAGCAACGTCCGCGGCCGGGAGGAGCGGCGGGGTGATATCCTCGCCCAGTACGCCGCGAACGCCGTGGCCGCCGCGCGCCTGCGGGAGGTGTTCGAGCGCTTCGGGGCCGAGGTCGTCGCCGCATGCATGGAGCGGTTCCTCGACGAATCGGAGACGATGATGCGCGCGGAGATCGCGAAGCTGCCGACGGGCACGTACGCGGGGGAGGACTGGCTGGACGACGACGGAGAGAGCGGGCCGCTCCGGATCGCCGTCCGCGTGTCCGTGGACGGGGACACGTTCCGCGCCGATTTCGAGGGCACGGCACCGGAGGCCCGCGGCCCCCTGAACGCCACGCGCTTCGTCACCGCGTCCGCCGTCTTCTACGCGGCCCGGGCGCTGCTTGGCCCCGACATCCCTGCGAACGCCGGCTGCTACCGCCCGATCGATGTGCGGATTCCCAAGGGGTCGCTGCTCGACCCCGGGCCGGAGGCGCCGCGCGTCGGCGGCAACCACGAGACGTCTCAGCGCGTCGTCGACGCCCTGCTCCGTGCGCTCGCGCCGGTCCTCCCCGACCGGATCGTCGCCGGCGGACCGGGAACGTCGGGGCTGGTGATCTTCGGCGGGCGGCACGAGAGCGGGCGGCCCTACCTGCTGTACGAGGTGCACGGCGGCGGCGAGGGTGGGAGTGCGGGCCGCGACGGCACGAACGCGGTGCGCGTGCATATGAGCAACGTCATGAACACGCCGGTCGAGGTGATCGAGAGCGAGTATCCGCTGCGCGTCGAGCGGTGCGAGCTGATCCCGGACAGCGCCGGGGGCGGGCGCCACCGCGGCGGGCTGGGCCTGCGGCGCGCCTACCGGCTCCTCGGCCCGCACGCGGAGCTCGCCACGATGATCGAGCGGGTGCGGGTCGCGCCGTGGGGAATCTTTGGTGGGGGAGACGGGGCCCCGTTTCGCGTACTCTTGGAGCGGGAGGGGCGGTACAGTCCGCTGCGGGGCAAGGACAACCGCGACCTCCAGCGCGGCGATCTCGTGGTCGTGGAGAGCTGCGGGGGCGGGGGGTTCGGGCCCCCGGCGGAGCGGCCGACGGAGCTCGTGCAGGCCGACCTGTGGAACGGCTACATGTCGAACCCTCAGAGGGGGGACGCGCCGTGA
- a CDS encoding hydantoinase/oxoprolinase family protein, translated as MNVGVDVGGTFTDVIAHLRDGGPPRVRKVPTTRDPSRALLDGLDALRAGADVARLTYGTTVVTNALVEGRGARVGLVTTRGFRDVLEIARQQRDHLYRLDVPGRTPPAVPRALRFEVTERVDHEGRVLTPLDEADIAGVADALRREGVEAVAVSLLHAYANPAHERRLGALLAPHVPYVCLSSDVNPEFREYERTHTTCVNTQLMPLVDRYLDDLVAGLAAAGVRAPLHVMQSSGGMASPDRMRQTPLAMLMSGPAGGVAAARAVGAHAGVTDAVTLDMGGTSADVCLIRDGGVATVSQRRVQGQPVRLRSLAVESIGAGGGSIAWRDRAGALRVGPQSAGADPGPACYGHGGAQPTVTDAYVVLGYLNPEEEIGGLRLDPNRAAAAIESIGARYGLAAPEAAAGIVEIANAAMLRAIRLVSLQRGFDPRRLTLIAYGGAGPVHAGRLAVLAGMPRVLVPPHSGVFSACGCLLADLRYDAARTVRAQLARDAPEVWEAPLRDLEAELLARFADDGVPPGDVVLRRSMDLRYSGQNYEIEVPVAAGLDEAAIARRFSQAHRREYEYATEEPVEAVTVRVAAVAPSPEAILPAASSAPRRGPKIRRAFFYQTGWAEAVVCGRHELDVGSAVPGPAIVEDEWSTVVVYPGQTVRRDALDLLWIEGT; from the coding sequence ATGAACGTCGGCGTTGACGTCGGCGGGACGTTTACCGACGTGATCGCGCACCTGCGCGACGGGGGACCGCCTCGGGTGCGCAAGGTGCCGACGACACGCGACCCGTCGCGCGCGCTCCTCGACGGGTTGGACGCGCTGCGCGCCGGCGCGGACGTCGCGCGCCTGACGTACGGCACGACGGTCGTGACGAACGCTCTCGTGGAGGGCCGCGGGGCGCGCGTCGGGCTCGTGACCACGCGGGGCTTTCGCGACGTGCTCGAGATCGCCCGGCAGCAGCGCGATCATCTCTACCGGCTCGACGTGCCCGGCCGGACGCCGCCGGCCGTGCCCCGCGCGCTGCGGTTCGAGGTGACCGAGCGCGTCGACCACGAGGGGCGCGTGCTCACGCCACTCGACGAGGCGGACATCGCGGGCGTCGCGGACGCGCTCAGGCGCGAGGGGGTCGAGGCGGTCGCCGTCAGCCTGCTGCACGCGTACGCAAACCCGGCGCACGAGCGCCGGTTGGGGGCGCTGCTCGCTCCTCACGTTCCGTATGTGTGCCTGTCCTCCGACGTGAACCCGGAGTTCCGGGAGTACGAGCGTACGCACACGACGTGCGTCAACACGCAGCTGATGCCGCTCGTCGACCGGTACCTCGACGACCTCGTGGCCGGGCTCGCGGCGGCGGGCGTGCGCGCGCCGCTCCACGTGATGCAGTCGAGCGGCGGGATGGCCTCGCCCGACCGGATGCGCCAAACGCCGCTTGCGATGCTGATGTCGGGCCCGGCGGGTGGGGTGGCGGCGGCGCGCGCGGTCGGCGCGCACGCCGGCGTCACGGACGCGGTTACGCTCGACATGGGGGGGACGTCCGCCGACGTGTGCCTGATCCGCGACGGCGGCGTGGCGACCGTCTCGCAGCGCCGCGTCCAGGGGCAGCCGGTGCGCCTGCGGTCGCTGGCCGTCGAGAGCATCGGCGCCGGCGGCGGATCGATTGCCTGGCGCGATCGCGCGGGCGCCCTGCGAGTAGGACCCCAGAGCGCCGGGGCCGATCCCGGCCCGGCCTGCTACGGCCACGGCGGCGCACAGCCGACCGTCACGGACGCGTACGTGGTGCTCGGCTACCTCAACCCCGAGGAGGAGATCGGGGGGCTCCGGCTCGATCCGAACCGGGCGGCGGCGGCGATCGAATCGATCGGGGCGCGCTACGGCCTCGCCGCGCCGGAGGCCGCTGCCGGTATCGTGGAAATCGCGAACGCGGCGATGCTGCGCGCGATCCGGCTGGTCTCGCTGCAGCGCGGCTTCGACCCGCGGCGCCTCACGCTCATCGCGTACGGCGGGGCGGGGCCGGTCCACGCCGGCCGGCTGGCGGTCCTCGCCGGGATGCCGCGCGTGCTCGTTCCCCCACACTCCGGCGTGTTCTCCGCCTGCGGCTGCCTGCTCGCGGACCTGCGCTACGATGCGGCGCGGACCGTCCGCGCGCAGCTCGCGCGCGACGCTCCGGAGGTCTGGGAAGCCCCGCTGCGCGACCTGGAAGCCGAGCTGCTGGCCCGTTTCGCGGACGACGGCGTCCCCCCGGGCGACGTGGTCCTGCGGCGCTCGATGGACCTCCGGTACTCCGGGCAGAACTACGAGATCGAGGTGCCGGTCGCCGCCGGGCTCGACGAAGCGGCGATCGCGCGGCGGTTCTCGCAGGCCCACCGCAGGGAGTACGAGTACGCGACCGAGGAGCCGGTCGAAGCGGTCACCGTGCGCGTCGCCGCGGTCGCGCCGTCGCCCGAGGCGATCCTCCCTGCGGCGTCCTCAGCGCCGCGCCGCGGGCCGAAGATCCGGCGCGCGTTCTTCTACCAGACAGGGTGGGCCGAGGCGGTGGTGTGCGGACGCCACGAGCTCGACGTCGGGTCCGCCGTGCCGGGGCCGGCGATCGTCGAGGACGAGTGGTCGACGGTCGTCGTCTATCCCGGACAGACCGTGCGGCGGGACGCGCTGGACCTGCTCTGGATCGAAGGAACGTGA
- a CDS encoding D-2-hydroxyacid dehydrogenase yields the protein MTGRASGQRPVVAVLVRRGQRPPGLEPVEEAAVVRYAASLEELRDALAGADAALVWNFQSSILRDAWAHARHLRWIHVAAAGVDTVLFPELASSGVTLTNSRGVFDHAMGEYVLGLLLMFAKDSAATIGLQRRHAWQFRETEMLRGQTALVVGAGGIGRAIGRLARCVGMRVIGAARTARASDPDLGRIVGARDLGAVLPEADYVVVAVPLTPETKGLFGEAAFARMKPTARLINVGRGPIVDEDALLAALLAKRIAGAALDVFREEPLPTDHPFWDMSGVIVSPHMSGDFAGSQDALAELFCENFARWRGGDPLLNVVDKRRGYVPADAGGDGA from the coding sequence ATGACTGGGCGGGCGTCCGGGCAACGCCCGGTGGTCGCCGTGCTCGTGCGGCGCGGGCAGCGGCCACCCGGCCTCGAGCCGGTGGAGGAGGCGGCGGTGGTTCGGTACGCGGCGTCGCTGGAAGAGCTGCGGGACGCGCTCGCCGGCGCGGACGCCGCGCTGGTGTGGAACTTCCAGTCGTCGATCCTGCGCGACGCGTGGGCGCACGCACGCCACCTGCGGTGGATCCACGTCGCCGCGGCCGGCGTCGACACGGTCCTGTTCCCCGAGCTCGCGTCGAGCGGCGTGACGCTCACGAATTCACGCGGCGTGTTCGATCACGCGATGGGCGAGTACGTGCTCGGCCTGCTGCTGATGTTCGCGAAGGACTCGGCCGCGACGATCGGCCTGCAGCGGCGCCACGCCTGGCAGTTCCGCGAGACCGAGATGCTGCGCGGGCAAACGGCGCTCGTCGTCGGCGCGGGGGGTATCGGGCGGGCGATCGGGCGGCTGGCGCGCTGCGTCGGCATGCGCGTGATCGGCGCGGCGCGGACCGCCCGCGCGTCGGACCCCGATCTCGGGCGCATCGTGGGCGCGCGCGATCTCGGGGCGGTGTTGCCCGAGGCGGACTACGTCGTCGTCGCGGTGCCGCTGACCCCGGAGACGAAGGGTCTGTTCGGCGAGGCGGCGTTCGCGCGCATGAAGCCGACCGCCCGCCTGATCAACGTGGGGCGCGGGCCGATCGTCGACGAGGACGCGCTGCTCGCCGCTCTCCTCGCGAAGCGGATCGCCGGCGCGGCGCTGGACGTGTTCAGGGAGGAACCGCTTCCCACGGACCATCCGTTCTGGGACATGTCGGGGGTGATCGTCTCGCCGCACATGTCGGGCGACTTTGCCGGTTCCCAGGACGCACTGGCGGAGCTGTTTTGCGAGAACTTCGCGCGCTGGCGCGGAGGCGACCCGCTGCTGAACGTCGTCGACAAGCGGCGCGGATACGTGCCGGCGGACGCTGGCGGCGACGGCGCGTGA